In Selenomonas sp. TAMA-11512, a genomic segment contains:
- a CDS encoding thiamine diphosphokinase, with translation MHILTIPQAKITFSKPLPDTVYTLVGGGRPPAIGWLQATATRPLWAIDHGLDVCLSADRLPDLIIGDGDSAAKENWKKALSLGIPIEKFPKAKDYTDTQLALRRLKEKTPALILFTGVFGGRLDHMLSTVLSFASLNMAGILADDKECCLLLRDGESVVYEASARPLAVSLLALSDTVTGVTIDGVRWQLKDATLERYMPYAISNELADDSTACTVSIKTGCMLLYIVEACTSADL, from the coding sequence ATGCATATCCTCACCATTCCACAGGCCAAAATCACATTTTCAAAGCCTCTGCCGGATACTGTTTATACCCTTGTTGGGGGGGGGCGGCCACCTGCCATCGGCTGGTTACAAGCGACAGCAACACGACCGCTTTGGGCAATTGACCATGGATTGGATGTATGTCTGTCCGCTGACCGTCTTCCCGATTTGATCATCGGTGATGGCGACAGTGCCGCAAAAGAAAATTGGAAAAAAGCGCTTTCTCTCGGCATCCCCATTGAAAAATTTCCCAAAGCAAAAGACTACACCGACACGCAGCTTGCTCTCCGACGTCTAAAGGAAAAGACACCTGCGCTGATACTGTTCACAGGTGTCTTTGGCGGTCGTCTCGATCATATGCTGAGCACCGTATTATCTTTTGCCTCACTCAATATGGCAGGCATACTTGCCGATGATAAAGAATGCTGCCTCCTTCTCAGAGATGGCGAGAGCGTTGTCTACGAAGCGTCCGCACGGCCTCTTGCTGTTTCTCTCCTTGCCCTTAGTGACACCGTCACGGGGGTCACGATTGACGGTGTACGCTGGCAGCTGAAAGATGCTACACTTGAGCGGTATATGCCATATGCAATCAGCAACGAACTTGCCGACGACAGCACAGCATGCACCGTCTCTATCAAAACAGGCTGCATGCTTCTCTACATCGTAGAAGCATGCACCTCAGCAGATCTATAG